Proteins encoded by one window of Sorex araneus isolate mSorAra2 chromosome 3, mSorAra2.pri, whole genome shotgun sequence:
- the HASPIN gene encoding serine/threonine-protein kinase haspin, producing MAASLPRPACRLFRTYGGAGGREPRRLPGRTAAQWFRPNGRGFLFSSSSGNDTSGSGSSPSGGADDLDADPDFLGSPVRARRRRRAGGRGAKDTPSPAATPQRARLRARPPQNCSTPCGPHRLPPFPGPDLGDCGQPPDGSELGTSTSLFSLPASPGPRRGSPALGESVRMVTTPSTTLDAASDVPRVPAATVDLSSPLPCPLESRLDHQTSGSLRSALFDSRDSEEDTADSELRPQRKTGRGSGWRRQPSRKRLKSPRLSSHCKKRAKGPAPCPKEDSQGAALRDCEELRGRRNCTVPVESNRPRRNGSCRKRKQETMATSPPLHCQQLEQGMEKEARSTQDLTPLQNACSWVKTRASFSFHKKKIVTATSEVCSSSTAANCSSNTLLSEFSNPPVSSGRSSALASWRSSSMYLLSPIKMLCVADKKASDAEKVYRECNQEGPVPFCYYTEKLECCQKIGEGVFGEVFEVTVNHTLVALKIIAIEGPCLVNGAHQKTFEEILPEIIISKELSLLSDELVNRTEGFIGLNSVHCVQGSYPPLLLRAWDKYNSTKGSANDRPDFFEVDQLFIVLEFEFGGTDLEQMKSKLSSLATAKSILHQITASLAVAEASLHFEHRDLHWGNVLLKKTPLKELHYTLNGETRSIPTQGLQVNIIDYTLSRLERDGIVIFCDISKDEDLFTGQGDYQFEIYRLMRKENNNRWGEYHPYNNVLWLHYLTDKILKEMTYKTKSSSSTMKQMKRKIQHFHRTMLNFSSATDLLCQHCLFQ from the coding sequence ATGGCGGCGTCGCTCCCGCGACCTGCGTGCCGCCTCTTTCGAACGTATGGAGGGGCGGGTGGCCGGGAGCCGCGGCGGCTGCCGGGCCGGACGGCGGCGCAGTGGTTCCGGCCGAACGGCCGCGGCTTTCTcttcagcagcagcagcggcaacGACACCAGCGGCAGCGGCTCCTCGCCGTCCGGCGGTGCGGACGATCTCGACGCGGACCCCGACTTCCTCGGCAGCCCGGTGAGAGCACGGCGGCGCAGGCGAGCTGGCGGCCGCGGCGCCAAGGACACGCCGAGCCCCGCTGCCACCCCCCAGCGCGCGAGGCTGCGAGCCCGGCCGCCGCAGAATTGCAGCACCCCCTGCGGCCCGCACCGACTGCCGCCCTTCCCCGGCCCGGACCTCGGCGACTGCGGACAGCCCCCGGACGGCAGCGAGCTGGGCACCAGTACCTCCCTGTtcagcttgccggcctctccgggCCCGCGCCGTGGATCGCCAGCGCTAGGAGAGAGTGTCAGGATGGTCACGACCCCTTCCACCACGCTGGACGCAGCCTCCGACGTTCCCAGAGTCCCAGCGGCCACTGTGGACCTGTCgtcacctctcccctgccccctggaaTCCAGGTTGGACCACCAAACCAGTGGCAGCCTCAGGTCAGCTCTCTTTGATTCCAGGGACTCGGAAGAAGACACTGCGGATTCTGAGTTGCGCCCCCAGCGGAAGACTGGGAGGGGCTCCGGTTGGAGAAGACAGCCGTCACGCAAGAGGTTGAAAAGCCCCCGTTTATCAAGCCACTGTAAGAAAAGGGCCAAGGGCCCCGCACCCTGTCCAAAGGAGGACTCTCAGGGGGCTGCCCTAAGAGACTGTGAGGAGCTCAGGGGTCGCAGGAACTGCACTGTACCTGTGGAAAGCAACAGGCCTCGAAGAAATGGGTCCTGCCGGAAAAGGAAACAGGAGACCATGGCAACCTCACCGCCTCTGCACTGCCAGCAGCTTGAACAAGGTATGGAAAAGGAGGCCCGCTCCACCCAGGACCTCACTCCTTTGCAGAATGCTTGCTCATGGGTCAAAACTCGGGCGTCCTTCAGTTTCCACAAGAAGAAGATTGTGACTGCCACCTCTGAAGTGTGCAGCAGCAGTACTGCTGCCAATTGTTCTTCTAACACCCTCCTGTCAGAATTCTCCAACCCTCCTGTCTCAAGTGGAAGAAGTAGTGCTCTGGCCTCTTGGCGCTCCTCTTCCATGTATTTGCTATCCCCCATCAAGATGCTGTGTGTTGCAGACAAAAAGGCATCCGATGCTGAAAAGGTCTATAGGGAATGCAACCAGGAAGGCCCAGTCCCCTTTTGCTATTACACAGAAAAATTGGAATGCTGTCAGAAGATTGGGGAAGGGGTGTTTGGTGAGGTGTTTGAAGTAACTGTTAACCACACGCTGGTAGCCCTGAAAATCATAGCTATTGAAGGACCATGTCTAGTGAATGGGGCCCATCAGAAAACTTTTGAGGAAATTCTGCCAGAGATCATCATCTCTAAGGAGTTGAGCCTGTTGTCTGATGAGCTAGTCAACCGCACGGAAGGCTTTATTGGGCTGAACTCAGTGCACTGCGTTCAAGGGTCCTACCCACCCTTGCTCCTTAGAGCCTGGGATAAGTACAACTCAACCAAAGGGTCTGCAAATGATCGACCTGACTTTTTTGAGGTAGATCAGCTCTTCATTGTGCTGGAATTTGAGTTTGGGGGAACAGACTTAGAGCAAATGAAGTCAAAGTTAtcctccctggccactgccaAGAGCATTCTCCACCAGATCACTGCATCCCTCGCGGTGGCAGAGGCCTCACTGCACTTTGAACACCGAGACTTACACTGGGGGAATGTGCTTTTGAAGAAAACCCCGCTGAAAGAACTCCACTACACCCTGAATGGGGAGACGAGATCAATCCCCACTCAGGGGCTGCAGGTCAACATCATTGACTATACCCTGTCACGCTTAGAGAGAGATGGCATTGTGATTTTCTGTGACATTTCCAAGGATGAGGACCTATTTACAGGGCAAGGTGACTACCAGTTTGAGATCTATAGACTAATGAGGAAGGAGAACAACAACCGCTGGGGTGAGTATCACCCGTATAATAATGTACTCTGGCTGCATTACCTCACAGACAAGATTCTGAAAGAAATGACCTACAAAACCAAGAGTAGTAGCTCTACTATGAAGCAAATGAAGAGGAAGATCCAGCATTTTCATAGGACGATGTTGAACTTCAGCTCTGCCACTGACCTGCTCTGCCAACACTGCCTGTTTCAATAA